In Actinomycetota bacterium, a genomic segment contains:
- a CDS encoding ribulose bisphosphate carboxylase small subunit yields MKLRQGQFSYLPDFTEEEVAAQIRYAVQNGWGISIEYTDDPHPRNDYWEFWDVPMFGIEDESEVLEELRKCREEHPNIYVGLTAYRSDRDRQGAMLHFIVQRPDDEPGFRLERQAKNARVMSYKVNPYATEKPAGQRYDGSK; encoded by the coding sequence ATGAAGCTGAGGCAGGGACAGTTCTCCTACCTCCCCGACTTCACCGAGGAGGAGGTCGCCGCGCAGATCCGCTACGCCGTCCAGAACGGCTGGGGGATCTCGATCGAGTACACCGACGACCCGCACCCGCGCAACGACTACTGGGAGTTCTGGGACGTCCCGATGTTCGGCATCGAGGACGAGTCAGAGGTCCTCGAAGAGTTGCGCAAGTGCCGTGAGGAGCACCCCAACATCTACGTCGGGCTGACCGCGTACCGGTCGGACCGGGACCGCCAGGGCGCCATGCTGCACTTCATCGTGCAGCGCCCCGACGACGAGCCCGGCTTCCGGCTCGAGCGCCAGGCCAAGAACGCACGGGTCATGAGCTACAAGGTCAACCCGTACGCGACCGAGAAGCCCGCTGGCCAGCGCTACGACGGCAGCAAGTGA
- a CDS encoding ribulose-bisphosphate carboxylase large subunit — MGGGNGERWEAGVLPYVDMGYYEPDYEPRDTDILCAFRVSPQPGVPWEEAAGAVAGESSTATWTVVWTDRLTPYEYYRARCYDIQEVPGEENQFIAYVAYGLDLFEEGSIANLTSSIIGNVFGFKALKALRLEDMRIPPTYLKTFQGPAHGIQVERDYLRKWGRPLMGGTMKPKLGLSARNYGRVVYEALRGGLDFTKDDENINSQPFMRWQDRYQHVIEAVNKASEVTGEAKGHYMNVTAASTEEMLKRAEFAKELGSPIIMVDLTVGYTAIQSLAYWARENNLILHQHRAGHATYTRQKTHGVNFRVIAKWMRMIGIDHIHAGTVVGKLEGDANLTYGYYDTCREGYQERDLGRGIYFDQDWTGMPGIFPVASGGIHAGQMHELLYHLGEDTVLQFGGGTLGHPWGIAAGAMANRVGIEAMVKARNEGRDLMKDGLDILKETAKKHSPELQAALDTWGDVTFEYEAVDSPDMAEASS, encoded by the coding sequence ATGGGTGGTGGCAACGGAGAACGGTGGGAAGCAGGAGTCCTGCCGTACGTCGACATGGGTTATTACGAGCCAGACTACGAACCGCGTGACACCGACATCCTGTGCGCCTTCCGGGTGTCCCCGCAGCCCGGGGTCCCATGGGAGGAGGCCGCCGGTGCGGTGGCGGGAGAGTCGTCAACGGCGACGTGGACGGTGGTGTGGACCGATCGGCTGACGCCGTACGAGTACTACCGGGCGCGTTGCTATGACATCCAGGAGGTGCCCGGCGAGGAGAACCAGTTCATCGCGTACGTCGCGTACGGGCTGGACCTGTTCGAGGAAGGGTCGATCGCCAACCTGACGTCGTCGATCATCGGCAACGTCTTCGGCTTCAAGGCGCTCAAGGCCCTGCGGTTGGAGGACATGCGCATCCCGCCGACCTACCTCAAGACCTTCCAGGGTCCGGCGCACGGCATCCAGGTGGAGCGCGACTACCTGCGCAAGTGGGGGCGCCCGCTGATGGGCGGGACGATGAAGCCCAAGCTGGGGTTGTCGGCCCGCAACTACGGCCGGGTGGTCTACGAGGCGCTCCGCGGTGGGCTGGACTTCACCAAGGACGACGAGAACATCAACTCCCAGCCGTTCATGCGCTGGCAGGACCGCTACCAGCACGTGATCGAGGCGGTGAACAAGGCCTCGGAGGTGACCGGCGAGGCCAAGGGTCACTACATGAACGTGACCGCGGCCTCGACGGAGGAGATGCTCAAGCGCGCCGAGTTCGCCAAGGAGCTGGGCTCGCCGATCATCATGGTCGACCTCACGGTCGGGTACACGGCGATCCAGTCGCTGGCGTACTGGGCTCGGGAGAACAACCTCATCCTGCACCAGCACCGGGCGGGGCACGCGACCTACACGCGCCAGAAGACCCACGGCGTGAACTTCCGCGTCATCGCCAAGTGGATGCGGATGATCGGCATCGACCACATCCACGCCGGGACCGTGGTCGGGAAGCTCGAAGGCGACGCCAACCTCACCTACGGCTACTACGACACCTGCCGTGAGGGCTACCAGGAGCGTGACCTCGGACGTGGCATCTACTTCGACCAGGACTGGACCGGGATGCCGGGGATCTTCCCGGTGGCGTCCGGCGGGATCCACGCGGGGCAGATGCACGAGCTGCTGTACCACCTCGGCGAGGACACCGTCCTGCAGTTCGGTGGCGGAACCCTGGGTCACCCGTGGGGGATCGCGGCCGGCGCGATGGCCAACCGCGTCGGCATCGAGGCGATGGTCAAGGCGCGCAACGAAGGGCGTGACCTGATGAAGGACGGCCTCGACATCCTCAAGGAGACCGCCAAGAAGCACAGCCCGGAGCTGCAGGCGGCGCTGGACACCTGGGGTGACGTGACGTTCGAGTACGAGGCGGTCGACTCGCCCGACATGGCCGAAGCATCGAGCTGA
- a CDS encoding LysR substrate-binding domain-containing protein, with protein MTLTQLRAFVAVADTGSVRAAAERLVVTQPAVSAAVGALQRSLGSDLVEPHGRGLRLTEAGQVFAGYARRVLGLLEEAETAASGGADPTRGNLRIAAVTTASEHVLPRSLATFLDDYPHVGLRLEVGNRERVWSLLLQHEVDIALAGRPPVDADVKTRAVRPNELVVVAAPGRAPTDGVSLVQLESETWLLREAGSGTRAALQRLLNAVGIDPPVLTLGSNGAVVAAATAGLGFGLVSRDAVDREVAADELRVVDVEGTPIARPWHAVTHLDTTPTAELFVAHLTDRARPHPQPRFDAPAGR; from the coding sequence GTGACGCTCACACAGCTCCGCGCCTTCGTGGCGGTCGCCGACACCGGGTCGGTCCGCGCGGCAGCGGAACGCCTGGTGGTGACCCAGCCGGCCGTGTCGGCTGCGGTCGGGGCGCTACAACGGTCGCTCGGATCAGACCTGGTGGAGCCGCACGGCCGAGGGTTGCGCCTGACCGAGGCCGGCCAGGTGTTCGCCGGGTACGCCCGGCGGGTGCTGGGTCTGCTTGAGGAGGCCGAGACCGCTGCCAGCGGAGGGGCGGATCCCACGCGCGGCAACCTCCGCATCGCTGCGGTCACGACCGCCAGCGAACACGTCCTGCCACGATCGCTGGCGACGTTCCTCGACGACTACCCCCACGTGGGGCTGCGGCTCGAGGTCGGCAACCGGGAGCGAGTGTGGTCCTTGCTGCTGCAGCACGAGGTCGACATCGCCCTGGCCGGACGACCGCCCGTCGACGCGGATGTGAAGACCCGCGCCGTCCGTCCCAACGAACTTGTGGTGGTGGCCGCGCCTGGCCGGGCCCCAACCGACGGAGTGTCGCTGGTCCAGCTGGAGTCGGAGACCTGGCTGCTGCGGGAGGCCGGCTCGGGGACCCGTGCGGCCCTCCAGCGCTTGCTCAACGCGGTGGGGATCGACCCGCCCGTCCTCACGCTCGGTTCCAACGGCGCGGTCGTCGCGGCCGCGACCGCCGGCCTGGGGTTCGGCCTGGTGTCTCGCGACGCCGTCGACCGCGAGGTGGCCGCCGATGAGCTCCGCGTCGTCGACGTCGAGGGCACCCCGATCGCGCGTCCGTGGCACGCCGTCACCCACCTGGACACGACCCCGACGGCTGAGCTGTTCGTCGCGCACCTCACCGACCGCGCACGACCGCACCCACAACCACGGTTCGACGCGCCCGCGGGCCGGTGA
- a CDS encoding CBS domain-containing protein, translated as MTTDPRVAPPPTRTVKVGDLARGPVIATGPGATLREAARTMDEHGVGSLVVLEDGALVGIVTERDLLRCIATDTDLDTTRVEAAMTHSVVTVAPDWEVYEAAAEMTDRRIRHLVVTEGSNVVGVLSIRDVLLAGQRVELTDGNWAVLRDPLTFTLRERRRLQRTLLHLGGGPVADLDVDELIGVLVGSWSFDLPLPPDRAALATLADEDRQLLRAAVLDELADVQRAVQPAPGWRHWDR; from the coding sequence ATGACCACGGACCCGAGGGTGGCCCCACCGCCGACACGGACCGTGAAGGTCGGCGACCTCGCACGCGGTCCCGTGATCGCGACCGGCCCGGGGGCCACGCTGAGAGAGGCGGCCAGGACCATGGATGAGCACGGTGTCGGCTCGCTGGTGGTCCTCGAGGACGGGGCGCTGGTCGGGATCGTGACCGAGCGCGACCTGCTGCGGTGCATCGCGACAGACACCGATCTGGATACCACACGCGTCGAGGCCGCCATGACCCACAGCGTGGTGACCGTCGCCCCTGACTGGGAGGTGTACGAGGCCGCGGCCGAGATGACCGATCGCCGGATCCGTCACCTCGTGGTCACCGAGGGGTCGAATGTGGTGGGCGTCCTGTCGATCCGCGACGTCCTCCTCGCGGGGCAACGCGTGGAGCTGACGGACGGGAACTGGGCCGTGCTGCGTGATCCGCTGACGTTCACGCTCCGGGAGCGTCGGCGCCTGCAACGCACGCTGCTGCACCTGGGTGGCGGGCCAGTCGCCGATCTCGACGTCGACGAGCTGATCGGCGTCCTGGTGGGCAGCTGGTCGTTCGACCTGCCGCTGCCGCCGGATCGCGCGGCGCTCGCCACGCTGGCGGACGAAGATCGCCAGTTGCTCCGCGCTGCGGTGCTGGACGAGCTCGCCGATGTCCAGCGGGCGGTGCAGCCGGCTCCCGGTTGGCGTCACTGGGATCGCTGA